The proteins below come from a single Micropterus dolomieu isolate WLL.071019.BEF.003 ecotype Adirondacks linkage group LG05, ASM2129224v1, whole genome shotgun sequence genomic window:
- the tmem131 gene encoding LOW QUALITY PROTEIN: transmembrane protein 131 (The sequence of the model RefSeq protein was modified relative to this genomic sequence to represent the inferred CDS: inserted 2 bases in 1 codon), producing MSAHSLGCCXSNRKICSMASRERAQSSRHSHTRTRISCVGLLRMLFIAFIQTARANKQAFIQSDTILEVLHFGEGSLLQAESDIDFSLYHQQSTSPHRGNCRPIRFEPPMLDFHEQPVGMPKMEKVYLHNPSAEEISLISISATTAHFHASFFQNRIIPPGGNTSFDVVFLARVVGNVENTLFINTSHHGVFTYQVFGVGIPNPYRLRPFIGARVPVNSSFSPLIHIHNPYSEPLQVVEMYSSGGDLHLELPTGQQGGTGKLWEIPPFETKGVMRASFSSRDVDNHTAFIRIKTNAPSEDQFIILPVEVEVTSAPGIYSSTEMLDFGTLRSQDRPKLLNLHLLNSGTKDVPITSVRTTPSNEAVTIDFKAVTLKAGESRYTKVASISFDASKARRPYQFSGKITVKAKEKSYSKLEIPYQAEVLEGYLGFDHTATLFHIRDSPVDPVDRPIYLTNAFSFAIRIHNVSLPEEAKTMFNVQNFSAPIIIPPHESRYIFSLLFRPVRPSIHIDSNILLITNASKFHLPVRAYTGFLEPLVLPPSVKENLLDFGVRSATDTSNIIFVVVNSNPIELEIKSWLVTGDSLSMELLKTEKGNTTVALSRLRELQNTSASHHKTVILASGYYAAFRVTLVAKALEGMYDGAIHITTDYEILTIPVKAVIAVGTLNSSPKHIILPPSFPGKVVHQSFSIQSSFTQKVRLQQIRSLTEDIRFYYKRLRNNKDELEPRRKSKVANIYFDASLQCGDHCYVGLPFVLKSESKPHGLALQEDIWDADVDLHQKLLRRWKEVKERSGHKIEAVFEVNTDLQKNVHAKITAHLTWPSLVNSSQRVMFPLTNTNSSSDEEVILYNPADVLVFVQVLPLALLPNPSVFSGKLADRLPLGNLSNINIDTNTREFQVHRNQTSLMKSSTGFVEGSTRPFVYNLLLLPGEVKAFSVRFTPISNHSVSTLLIVRNNLTVIDTIILHGRGTTESLKVAGKPPGQGSSLRFKITEALLKDCTEKTKVKEPNFTLKRTFRVENTGLLPITIRSAEINGQACEGYGFKVLNCQEFALKPNASKDLVILFTPDFTSSRVIRELKLVTCGGSEFVFVLNASLPYHMLAACAETLPRPSWELELYIIVSLIMSSMFLLVIVTAYLEAQSIWEPFKRHVSVESNSTLETGRPFNLREIVQIHSDSKLSDYGDSPQKGAYASSNGAARVGGRPVNTRTTLDSDSQDKRSKIVFSRPSMQATSSQTTKGSTASCQEGPPAACQLTHRKARSTKQLDLQNQSLSGSSLPHRGLGPEDAEYANLIGAMDNDLDRPECLSGETIQEQSCQSLQNKVLESKGKLRGKTKAQRKKEEKEKKTTVKIQGDELKDNMADNDDSSSTTTETSNPDVETNVKEEPVKKKGRTVTTGKVKEEPSNFLIKPKSKKQEATKKESQAEKSSSLELPYVTPLENKQRKSFTSKALYPLPNIPKTRPVQKQRFDGKPEDGRPSLFTKLLSSGSVPELGHSSSSEGEKEFASPEWDVPLPANGVQADSLQQISLQTINADPFLKRSVSAGTCSPPPTSPSLPSRVSYSSVLNSNSEVNQKKAPGNKLSTATPLPGKNGNPTFAAVAAGYDKSPGGSGPGKADSQGKILAAMTSVESDSSDSSGLWSPIETASTSNFHSANSFSAFGPNNSFNLTGVFSGMNLQKSSEPQQSWPEFPTVPSSIWDIPSGDSWPSSSSSPTAPTASLLGNTRNPWSAPTPFGSSIWSTSADSALHPFPPTTNSTTLTDLVNSPTPSPPASTEMSRTYNPWSMWRPTLSRRSSEPWPSSPDNGS from the exons CACATCCCCGCACCGTGGGAACTGCCGACCTATACGATTTGAACCTCCAATGTTGGACTTTCATGAACA ACCTGTTGGAATGCCAAAAATGGAGAAAGTTTATTTACACAATCCTAGCGCCGAAGAAATTAGTTTGATATCAATATCGGCAACAACAGCACATTTTCACGCATCCTTTTTCCAGAATAGG ATAATTCCACCAGGAGGGAACACATCATTTGATGTTGTGTTTCTCGCTCGAGTAGTTGGGAAtgtagaaaacactttatttattaatacatcACATCATGGAGTGTTTACATACCAG GTTTTTGGGGTTGGTATCCCAAACCCCTACAGACTGCGGCCCTTCATTGGGGCTCGAGTCCCAGTGAACAGCAGCTTCTCGCCTCTAATACACATCCACAATCCATACAGTGAGCCACTGCAG GTTGTGGAGATGTACTCCAGTGGTGGGGATCTACATCTAGAGCTTCCCACAGGTCAACAAGGAGGCACTGGAAAATTATGG GAGATTCCTCCATTTGAGACAAAGGGGGTGATGAGAGCCAGCTTCTCATCGAGAGATGTGGACAACCACACAGCTTTCATCAGAATCAAAACCAATGCCCCCAGTGAGGACCAGTTCATCATCCTCCCTGTTGAGGTGGAGGTCACATCAG CCCCTGGTATATACTCCTCCACAGAAATGCTTGACTTTGGTACACTGCGGTCACAAG ATCGGCCGAAACTGCTGAATTTACACCTTTTAAATTCAGGAACAAAAGATGTTCCAATTACA AGTGTACGTACAACACCATCAAATGAAGCAGTCACCATAGATTTCAAAGCAGTCACTCTCAAAGCTGGAGAGAGCAGATATACCAAAGTTGCAAGTATTAGTTTTGATG CTTCAAAAGCGAGGAGACCATATCAGTTCTCTGGTAAAATAACTGTTAAAGCGAAAGAAAAGAGTTACTCCAAGCTTGAAATCCCATACCAAGCAGAAGTTTTAGAAGG CTACCTGGGCTTTGACCACACAGCTACATTGTTCCACATCAGGGACAGCCCCGTCGACCCAGTGGACAGACCCATCTATCTCACAAATGCCTTCAGCTTTGCCATCCGTATACACAATGTGTCCCTGCCTGAAGAGGCCAAAACCATGTTTAAT gtgCAGAACTTCAGTGCACCCATCATCATTCCCCCCCATGAGTCACGTTAcatcttctccctcctcttccgGCCAGTCCGACCCTCTATTCACATAGACAGCAATATCCTGCTCATCACAAATGCATCAAAGTTTCATCTGCCTGTGCGGGCCTACACAGGCTTCTTGGAG CCACTCGTCCTGCCTCCCAGTGTGAAGGAGAACCTCCTGGACTTTGGTGTTCGCAGTGCAACAGACACCAGCAACATCATTTTTGTGGTGGTCAACAGTAATCCCATAGAG CTGGAGATCAAGTCCTGGCTGGTCACCGGAGACAGTCTTTCCATGGAGCTTCTGAAGACGGAGAAAGGAAACACAACAGTGGCCCTGAGTCGTCTGCGAGAGCTGCAGAACACTTCAGCCTCTCATCACAAAACA GTGATATTAGCATCTGGCTATTATGCAGCATTCAGAGTGACACTTGTGGCCAAGGCGCTGGAAGGCATGTATGATGGAGCCATACACATAACCACAGACTATGAG ATATTAACAATCCCAGTGAAAGCTGTCATTGCAGTGGGTACATTAAACAGCTCTCCCAAACACATCATTTTACCACCTTCATTTCCT GGGAAAGTTGTTCATCAAAGCTTCAGCATACAGAGCTCTTTCACGCAGAAAGTGAGGCTACAGCAGATCCGCTCCCTGACAGAAGATATACGTTTCTATTACAAACGGTTGCGCAACAACAAAGATGAGCTGGAACCGAGGCGTAAATCTAAG GtggcaaatatttattttgacgCCAGCTTGCAGTGTGGTGATCACTGTTATGTGGGGCTGCCGTTTGTGCTTaaat CCGAGTCCAAGCCTCATGGGCTGGCATTACAAGAAGATATCTGGGACGCTGATGTGGATCTCCACCAGAAACTCCTCAGACGATGGAAGGAGGTGAAAGAACGATCAGGCCACAA GATTGAAGCTGTCTTTGAAGTCAACACAGACCTTCAGAAAAATGTGCATGCTAAAATAACAGCGCATTTGACCTGGCCTTCACTGGTCAACTCCTCGCAACGAGTTATGTTCCCTCTGACCAACACAAACAGCTCCTCT GATGAGGAGGTGATTCTGTACAATCCCGCAGATGTCCTCGTCTTTGTCCAAGTCCTCCCCTTGGCCCTGTTACCCAACCCCTCTGTGTTTTCGGGAAAGCTGGCCGACAG GTTGCCATTAGGAAACTTGTCCAACATCAACATTGACACAAATACCAGAGAGTTCCAGGTTCACAGAAATCAA ACATCCCTAATGAAGAGCAGTACAGGGTTCGTAGAGGGATCAACCAGACCCTTTGTGTACAacctcctcctgctgcctgGAGAAGTCAAGGCGTTCAGCGTGAGGTTCACTCCCATCAGCAACCACAGTGTCTCAACCCTCCTCATAGTCAG GAACAATCTGACTGTGATCGACACAATCATACTTCACGGCCGAGGTACAACTGAGAGCCTGAAAGTTGCAGGGAAGCCTCCGGGACAAGGCAGCTCGCTGCGGTTCAAGATAACTGAGGCCCTGCTGAAAGACTGCACAGAGA AGACTAAAGTCAAGGAGCCAAACTTCACTCTCAAAAGAACCTTCAGAGTGGAGAACACAGGCTTGCTCCCCATCACCATCAGATCAGCAGAAATCAACGGACAAGCTTGTGAAGGATATGGATTCAAAGTTCTCAACTGTCAAGAATTTGCACTTAAGCCAAACGCTTCAAAAGACCTCGTAATTCT GTTTACACCCGACTTCACTTCATCTCGAGTGATACGGGAGCTGAAATTGGTGACATGTGGAGGCTCTGAGTTTGTGTTTGTCCTGAACGCCTCCTTGCCCTACCACATGTTGGCTGCATGTGCGGAGACCCTGCCCAGACCGAGCTGGGAGCTGGAGCTCTACATTATAGTGTCTCTCATCATGAG CTCCATGTTTCTGTTGGTGATTGTCACCGCCTACCTGGAGGCGCAAAGCATATGGGAGCCTTTCAAGAGACACGTGTCAGTGGAATCCAACTCCACCTTGGAGACTGGGAGACCGTTTAATCTCAGGGAAATTGTGCAAATTCACAGTGATTCAAA GTTAAGCGATTACGGCGACTCACCCCAGAAAGGAGCATATGCGTCCAGCAACGGAGCAGCTCGGGTCGGAGGCCGACCGGTGAACACCCGCACCACACTCGACTCTGACAGCCAAGATAAGAGGTCCAAGATCGTCTTCAGCCGCCCATCTATGCAAGCTACTTCCTCCCAGACGACCAAAGGAAGTACAGCCTCATGCCAAGAAGGCCCTCCAGCTGCCTGCCAGCTGACCCACCGGAAGGCTCGGAGTACCAAGCAGCTGGACCTGCAGAATCAAAGTTTATCCGGATCATCATTGCCTCACAGAGGCCTCGGTCCTGAGGATGCAGAATACGCCAATCTGATAGGAGCCATGGACAACGACCTCGACCGTCCAGAGTGTCTCAGTGGCGAGACTATACAGGAGCAGAGCTGTCAGTCACTACAAAACAAAG TGTTGGAATCCAAAGGGAAGCTGCGGGGCAAAACAAAAGCccagaggaagaaggaggagaaagagaaaaaaacgaCAGTAAAGATTCAGGGAGACGAGCTTAAAGATAACATGGCTGACAACGATGACAGCTCCTCCACTACTACAGAGACCTCCAATCCAGATGTGGAGACAAACGTCAAAGAG GAACCagtgaaaaagaaaggaaggacTGTAACCACAGGAAAAGTGAAAGAAGAACCTTCAAATTTCCTGATCAAACCCAAAAGTAAGAAGCAAGAAGCCACAAAGAAAGAGAGCCAAGCAGAAAAATCCAG TTCTCTGGAGCTGCCATATGTAACACCACTGGAGAACAAACAACGCAAGAGCTTCACATCCAAAGCTCTCTACCCTCTCCCCAACATCCCGAAGACAAGACCTGTGCAGAAACAGAGAT TCGACGGGAAGCCAGAAGACGGTCGCCCCTCTCTGTTTACCAAATTGTTGTCCAGCGGGTCAGTGCCAGAGCTGGGgcacagcagcagctctgagGGGGAGAAGGAGTTTGCGTCTCCAGAGTGGGATGTACCACTTCCCGCAAACGGTGTCC AAGCAGATAGTCTTCAGCAGATCTCCCTCCAGACAATAAACGCAGACCCTTTCCTGAAGAGATCCGTCTCAGCCGGCACCTGCTCCCCTCCACCGACCTCCCCCAGCTTACCGTCCCGAGTCTCCTACAGCAGTGTACTCAACAGTAACAG TGAGGTAAACCAAAAGAAGGCCCCAGGAAATAAGCTGTCAACAGCCACTCCACTCCCGGGCAAAAATGGGAACCCCACCTTTGCTGCTGTAGCTGCTGGTTATGATAAAAGCCCAG GTGGCTCTGGCCCAGGTAAAGCTGACAGCCAAGGGAAGATTCTAGCAGCCATGACTTCAGTGGAAAGTGACAGCTCTGACAG ttcTGGATTATGGAGTCCCATTGAGACAGCCAGTACTTCAAACTTCCACTCTGCCAACTCATTCTCTGCTTTTGGACCCAATAATTCCTTCAACCTGACCGGAG ttttcaGTGGAATGAATCTCCAAAAGTCATCAGAGCCTCAGCAAAGCTGGCCTGAGTTCCCCACCGTACCCTCCTCCATCTGGGACATACCAAGCGGCGACTCCTGGCCCAGCAGCTCCAGCTCACCGACTGCCCCAACTGCA TCACTCCTGGGAAACACCCGCAACCCCTGGTCTGCTCCCACCCCCTTCGGCAGCTCCATTTGGTCAACAAGCGCAGATTCAGCCTTGCACCCTTTTCCTCCAACAACCAACTCAACCACTCTGACGGATCTGGTCAACAGTCCCACCCCGTCGCCGCCAGCTTCTACCGAGATGAGTCGGACCTACAACCCGTGGAGCATGTGGCGCCCCACCCTGAGCAGACGCAGCTCTGAGCCCTGGCCTAGCTCTCCTGACAACGGCAGTTAA
- the si:ch211-201h21.5 gene encoding inosine-uridine preferring nucleoside hydrolase, with translation MAKKQVIIDTDCGIDDAQAILMALAAPNIQVVGVTCVFGNAAVENVCQNVLRVLSVCEREGIPVFRGSGGPLVGASNLLSDHFGGDGLGGVIEDKDPHWEEKIQSEHAVNAMIRLVTENQKQVSLVALGPLTNLALAVRLDPCFPQKLKDLYIMGGNKEGIGNVTLCAEFNLAMDPESAYVVLEEFLCPTYLASWEYCCRNSLPWEFFEELINQDAPAAGFMKMITSKCWAYSKEAMMKKRGVYFGSGFVSYDAYAMAACIDNSVVTETIECPVRVELQGSISRGMLALDRTNELKKSHSVFVLTKCDVAKFGQLLMESVRQPCKK, from the exons ATGGCAAAGAAGCAGGTGATCATCGACACCGACTGCGGCATAGACGATGCTCAGGCCATATTAATGGCCTTGGCCGCACCCAACATTCAGGTCGTGGGCGTGACCTGTGTGTTTGGGAACGCAGCAGTTGAGAACGTGTGTCAGAATGTTCTGAGGgtgctctctgtctgtgagcGTGAAGGG ATTCCAGTGTTTCGAGGTTCTGGTGGTCCTCTGGTTGGAGCCAGTAACCTACTTAGTGACCACTTTGGAGGTGATGGACTTGGGGGTGTGATTGAAGACAAAGACCCACATTGGGAGGAGAAAATCCAGAGCGAGCACGCGGTCAATGCAATGATTAGGCTGGTGACTGAAAACCAGAAGCAG GTGTCCTTGGTGGCCCTTGGCCCGCTCACTAATCTGGCATTGGCTGTCAGACTAGATCCATGTTTTCCCCAAAAGCTCAAAGATCTGTACATTATGGGGGGCAACAAGGAAG gaaTAGGAAATGTGACCCTATGTGCAGAGTTTAACCTTGCAATGGATCCGGAGTCTGCCTATGTTGTTCTCGAGGAGTTCCTCTGCCCTACATACCTGGCATCATGGGAATATTGCTGCAGAAACTCACTGCCGTGG GAGTTCTTTGAAGAGTTGATCAACCAGGATGCACCTGCTGCAGGCTTCATGAAGATGATAACATCTAAATGCTGGGCTTACTCCAAAGAGGCTATGATGAAAAAGAGAGGTGTGTACTTTGGATCTGGCTTCGTCTCTTACGACGCTTATGCGATGGCAGCCTGTATTGACAACAGCGTGGTAACAGAGACAATCGAGTGTCCTGTCCGCGTGGAGTTGCAGGGTTCGATCTCCCGTGGCATGCTGGCACTAGATCGCACAAACGAGCTGAAGAAGAGCCACAGCGTGTTTGTTTTGACTAAATGTGATGTTGCCAAGTTTGGTCAGTTACTCATGGAGTCTGTTAGACAACCTTGTAagaaataa